The sequence CCAATGATCGGGCAGCACGCCGCCGGCGTTGACGACGCCGACGACGAGCGTCTTCGCGCCCGCCGCCGCGCCCTCCGCCACCGACATGTCCGGCAGCTTCGCATCGGCGTTGCAGCCCGGCAGGCGCAGCTGGCCCACGACCCAGTCGCGGCGCCAGTCGACCACGCCGAGGCCGGTCTTGGCCGCGAGCGCGTCGCGCGCGTCGCCGAGGAAGAGCAGGTAGGGGCGGGCGATGTCCATGGGGGTCCTTCTCGGGTTCTCGCGGCGTCAATGCGCCATGAAGACGGGGATGGTGGCGTTGCCCAGTATATGGCTGGTCGCGCCGCCGAAGATCATCTGCCGAATTCGGCTCTGGGTGTACGCGCCCTTGAACAGCAGGTCGCAGCCGACGCTGTCGGCGTAGGCGAGCATCGTCTCGCCGGGATTGCGCTTCTCGCCCCCGATATGCACGGCCTCGACCGGCAGGCCGTGGCGCTGCAGCGAGCGGGCGAGCGCCTCGCCGCTGGGGCCCGGCACCATGCCGTTCTCGACGGTGAGCACGACGATGCGCTTCGCCCGCTCCAGCAGCGCCATGCCCATGGCGACGACGTGCGCGGTCTCGGTCGAGCCGTTCCAGGCGATGACGATGGTCTCGCCGAACGTGTCGCGGGCGAGCGGCGGGGCGATCAGCGCCGGGCGCCCGCCCTCGAACAGGACCGCCTCGAGCGTCGCCATGCGCGGACCCGACGCGCTCTGCCCGGGCCGGCCGACGACCGTGATGTCGAAGACGCGGGCATAGGCGCCGACGAACTCGTCCCCGGCGGGCGCGTCCGCGTACCAGCGCCAGCGCGGGCCGTCGGCGG comes from Salinarimonas sp. and encodes:
- a CDS encoding universal stress protein, which translates into the protein MKTVLVPTAPHELMGSTFDTALALARRFDSYIEGFALRPPLAEIVSVDMVMGLTWAADERGDQEAESQARQSFESHMDAAGLMRDAGPADGPRWRWYADAPAGDEFVGAYARVFDITVVGRPGQSASGPRMATLEAVLFEGGRPALIAPPLARDTFGETIVIAWNGSTETAHVVAMGMALLERAKRIVVLTVENGMVPGPSGEALARSLQRHGLPVEAVHIGGEKRNPGETMLAYADSVGCDLLFKGAYTQSRIRQMIFGGATSHILGNATIPVFMAH